DNA from Calditrichota bacterium:
AGATAATGGTGGATCTATTCGCTCCATTATCTTCCCCCCACCGCTCGCCTCTTATACTACTGGCAGATTGTAGTTGCCATTCCTGGAGGGCGGACATTCCTATCCGCCCTGATTCAGTATTCCTTTCCAGAAGGGCGGACAGGAATGTCCGCCCTCCAAGGCAACTGTTTGTTAAACAGAATAATAGTTCACTCCTCCCCGGTCTGAAACCCGATGTTGCGCGATTCGTGCTTGTCGGACCCCATCTTGATCTCACCGTAACGTTCTTCATATCGGCGGATGTTCTCGTCGAGGGCCTTGAGCAGCGATTTGGTGTGAATCGGCGTCAGCACGATCCGCGCCTGCACGACCGCTTTCGGCATTCCGGGCAGCATTCGGGTGAAGTCGATGACGAACTCGGCTGATGAATGACTGATGAGCGCCAGGTTGGCATAGATGCCCTGACCGGTCTTCTCGTCGATCTGGACTTGAATCTGCTGGGAAGGTTGACTTTGGTTCATGGGATGGACTTTAGTTATAGACAAAGAATTAATGCCAATGCCGAATAGGAATGCACAATGGAGATTCGGCTAAAATAACGTGACTTGAACACGCCGGACGAGGGCGTCCGGTATGCACAAGTTGAGGTTTTCAACAGATCATCAGAGCAATATCATCATCATCATTAGCATCATCATCGGCATCACTTAACGATATTCTCTTTACGGTTCAAGTCGTCGAGAAAGAGCAGGTTGAGGCAGGGCGTTCCGGCTTCGAGAAAGTAGTCCATCACGCCGGGGGGATCACCCTTGACCGGTAGCGGCTCGTAGAACCAGCCGCCATGGGTGAAGCGGAGTTTGGCTCCGGCGCCGAGCGAGGCTTGGCTTCCGCCGACGTTGATATAGCAGAAATAGTCCTTGGGATCGCCGTAGAGAGCCATTCGCTTGCGGATGGCATCGCGCAAGTGCGCCGGACGGATCAGGTCGAGGCCGCTCCGTTCGACGCAGCCGAGCGCCTGGCGTTGCGCATACTCATCCCACTCCGCGCCGCGGTCGCCGGTTC
Protein-coding regions in this window:
- a CDS encoding DUF3467 domain-containing protein — translated: MNQSQPSQQIQVQIDEKTGQGIYANLALISHSSAEFVIDFTRMLPGMPKAVVQARIVLTPIHTKSLLKALDENIRRYEERYGEIKMGSDKHESRNIGFQTGEE